From Camelina sativa cultivar DH55 chromosome 7, Cs, whole genome shotgun sequence, one genomic window encodes:
- the LOC104700744 gene encoding WAT1-related protein At1g60050, protein MGLMDTRWETIVPFIVMALMEACTIALTILAKTALTGGMSPFVFIVYTNALGSLLLLPYSFYFHRDERDDEPFLTKPSLVRIFLLGFTGVFLFQNMAFLGLSYSSPIVVCAMGLQSPAFSFLLSLALGEGGVRWESKITKGRVIGTLICFTGAFVEVIYLGPFIRPSPSSSPNSNFLTTVSHYLTFFKNSDNWALGSLLLACATLSISIWNIIQLDTVQKYPQVMKVVSAYSLAGTLQCAIFSAFMEPDLSEWKLKLNMDLYLIIATGIFGSIIRTSVQVKCSKMKGPYYVPLFKPFGILWASIFGTSFFVNSLHYGSVLGAAIAGTGYLLIMWSQNQREDQKETVEKNDNHQLDADEQTTPLLLGNGDFDQV, encoded by the exons ATGGGATTAATGGATACAAGATGGGAAACCATCGTTCCATTTATTGTTATGGCATTGATGGAGGCATGTACCATTGCACTCACCATCTTGGCTAAGACCGCGTTGACGGGTGGCATGAGCCCTTTTGTATTTATCGTCTACACCAACGCTCTTGgttctctccttctcctccctTACTCATTCTACTTCCATAGAGATGAAAG GGACGATGAACCGTTCCTCACGAAGCCTTCCCTTGTTCGTATCTTCCTTCTTGGTTTTACAGG AgtgtttttgttccaaaatatGGCATTTTTGGGGCTAAGTTATAGCTCTCCAATTGTGGTATGTGCAATGGGCTTGCAGTCACCTGCTTTCTCCTTCTTGCTCTCTCTTGCTCTTGG GGAAGGAGGGGTAAGATGGGAGAGTAAGATAACAAAAGGAAGAGTGATAGGCACGTTGATATGCTTCACAGGAGCCTTTGTCGAAGTTATTTACTTAGGCCCTTTTATTAgaccttctccttcttcatccccaAACTCCAACTTCCTCACTACAGTCTCACACTACTTGACTTTCTTCAAGAACTCTGACAATTGGGCTCTCGGGTCTCTTCTTCTTGCATGTGCAACACTCTCGATCTCCATCTGGAATATTATACAG TTGGATACAGTCCAGAAATATCCTCAAGTGATGAAAGTGGTGTCTGCATATAGTTTAGCTGGGACACTCCAATGTGCAATCTTCTCAGCGTTCATGGAGCCAGACCTAAGTGAATGGAAACTCAAACTTAACATGGACCTATACCTCATTATTGCCACG GGCATATTTGGGAGCATAATCAGAACAAGTGTTCAAGTGAAGTGCTCAAAAATGAAGGGCCCTTATTATGTGCCATTGTTTAAGCCATTTGGGATCCTTTGGGCTTCCATTTTTGGCACAAGCTTCTTTGTCAATAGTCTTCACTATGGAAG TGTGTTAGGAGCTGCGATAGCTGGAACTGGATATCTATTGATAATGTGGAGtcaaaatcaaagagaagatcAAAAGGAAACCGTGGAGAAAAACGATAATCATCAATTGGATGCAGATGAACAGACAACTCCACTTTTGCTAGGAAATGGTGATTTTGATCAAGTTTAA
- the LOC104704440 gene encoding nucleobase-ascorbate transporter 7-like yields MAGGGGGGGGAPQLKQDELEPHPVKDQLPSVSYCITSPPPWPLLQSFLGTRLPAVIGASYSYVPTTLSIVLASRYSDILDPQEKFKRIMRGIQGALIVASILQIVVGFSGLWRNVVRLLSPLSAVPLVALAGFGLYEHGFPLLAKCIEIGLPEIILLLIFSQYIPHLMRGERQVFHRFAVIFSVVIVWIYAHLLTVGGAYKNTGINTQTSCRTDRSGLIGGAPWIRVPYPFQWGPPTFHAGEAFAMMAVSFVSLVESTGTYIAVSRFASATPPPPSVLSRGIGWQGVGVLLCGLFGAGTGASVSVENAGLLALTRVGSRRVVQISAGFMIFFSILGKFGAIFASIPAPIVAALHCLFFAYVGAGGLSLLQFCNLNSFRTKFILGFSVFMGLSIPQYFNEYTAVNKYGPVHTHARWFNDMINVPFSSEAFVAGILAFFLDVTLSSKDSATRKNRGMFWWDRFMSFKSDTRSEEFYSLPFNLNKYFPSV; encoded by the exons AtggctggtggtggtggtggtggaggaggcgCACCGCAGCTGAAACAAGATGAGCTTGAGCCACATCCGGTGAAAGACCAACTTCCTTCTGTCTCTTATTGTATCACTAGTCCTCCTCCTTGGC CTTTGTTACAAAGTTTCCTTGGGACTCGTCTTCCCGCCGTCATTGGAGCTTCTTACTCTTATGTACCAACCACGCTTTCGATTGTCTTAGCTAGTCGGTACAGCGACATTTTGGATCCTCAGGAG aaatttaAGAGAATCATGCGAGGAATCCAGGGTGCTCTTATCGTTGCTTCGATTCTTCAGATCGTTGTTGGCTTCAGCGGGCTTTGGCGTAATGTAGTTAG GCTCTTGAGTCCTCTCTCTGCAGTTCCTCTGGTAGCACTAGCCGGTTTTGGACTTTATGAGCACGGTTTCCCTCTG CTAGCCAAATGCATTGAGATTGGACTGCCTGAGATCATACTTCTACTCATATTCTCACAG TACATTCCTCATCTCATGAGAGGAGAAAGACAAGTCTTCCACCGATTTGCTGTGATTTTCTCTGTGGTTATTGTATGGATTTACGCGCACCTACTCACCGTTGGTGGAGCCTATAAGAACACAGGAATCAACACTCAGACAAGTTGCAGAACAGATCGTTCTGGTCTCATTGGTGGTGCTCCATG GATAAGAGTACCTTACCCTTTTCAATGGGGACCTCCAACATTTCATGCTGGTGAAGCTTTCGCTATGATGGCTGTTTCATTTGTTTCACTTGTCGAG TCAACAGGGACTTACATTGCTGTATCAAGGTTTGCGAGTGCAACTCCACCACCACCTTCTGTTCTCAGCCGTGGAATCGGTTGGCAGGGTGTTGGAGTTCTTCTCTGTGGATTATTTGGAGCAGGAACTGGAGCATCTGTATCAGT AGAAAACGCCGGTTTGTTAGCGCTAACACGCGTTGGTAGCAGAAGGGTAGTTCAAATATCAGCTGGTTTCatgatcttcttctctattcTTGGTAAATTTGGGGCCATCTTTGCATCAATTCCAGCTCCGATCGTCGCAGCATTACATTGCCTGTTCTTTGCATACGTTG GTGCTGGCGGTCTAAGTTTACTTCAGTTCTGTAATCTCAACAGCTTCAGAACTAAATTCATCCTTGGATTCTCGGTCTTCATGGGCTTATCGATACCACAGTACTTCAACGAGTATACAGCTGTTAACAAGTATGGACCAGTTCACACACACGCAAGATgg TTCAATGACATGATCAATGTTCCATTCTCTTCTGAAGCTTTTGTGGCTGGCATTTTGGCATTCTTTCTTGATGTAACATTGTCATCTAAAGACAGTGCGACGAGGAAAAACCGAGGCATGTTTTGGTGGGATCGTTTCATGTCGTTCAAATCGGATACTAGAAGTGAAGAGTTTTACTCTTTGCCTTTCAATCTCAACAAGTATTTTCCCTCAGTGTGA